In Vibrio stylophorae, the genomic stretch TTCGTGCTTTGTTTGCGTCCGCCGTGTCAGTGGGGTCGCATTATAGGGCGACGATTTTCTTTGACAACCCTTTTTGTGAAAAAAATCACTTTTTTTCGTTGTTCGGCGATTATTTACTCAAAGGTGGTCATTTTTGAATGTTTAACGGACAACTTCGGGCAAATTCAGCCACTTTTTGCCAATCGGTGTAGACCAAGCTTTTACTTGTATCGGTTTCACCACCAGTAATCTTCATAATCAGCTGAATCATCATGCGATCGAACCAACGATAACTCGGATAATCTAAAGCACCGGCAAAGACCCCCATATAAGCGGGTTGCCATGGCGAACGCTTTAAAAAGGTGCGCACATAGGGACTAGTCTCTGGCGTATTACGATTTGCCTTTCGCGCAGTGAGATTCACGCAAAAGAAAGCGGCATTGGCTTGCGCAAGCGCCGTTTGGTTTTGCGCAACGAATTGATAGAAGGCTTTGCTTAAATGCCCATAACGAATCGACGCGCCAATGATGACTCTTTTATAGCCACTGAAATCCATTGCTCCTCGTTCATGCACATTCATAATCTCGCAAGGCTCTGCCAATGTCTCTTCTATATAGTGCATGATTTTCACGGTGTGGCCATCGGTGCTGGAGTACAGCAGTAGATTACGCTCGCTCACGTTAATTTCTCCAGAAAGTTGGTGTCAGTAATACCAACAAGGTAAATATTTCCAAACGGCCAAAGAGCATGGCAATAATCAGCACCCATTTGGCACCAGCATTGACCTCACCAAAGTGCACGGCCACTTCACCCAAACCTGGTCCAAGGTTATTGAGCGTTGCCGCCACCGCAGAAAAAGCAGTGAGCTCATCAATACCCGTGGCGATCAAGCCTAGCATACAGACCACAAAGACCAAGGCATAAGCCGCAAAAAATCCCCATACCGCATCAACTACTCGTTGTGGCAAGGCGCGATTGGCAATCTTGATGGTATAAACCGCTCTTGGGTGAATCAGACGTTTTAACTCACGCTGCCCTTGCAACATTAAGAGCAAAATACGAATCACCTTCATACCGCCGCCCGTTGATCCCGCGCAACCACCAATAAAAGCAGAGAACATCAAAAGCACTGGCAAAAAGAGCG encodes the following:
- the hemG gene encoding menaquinone-dependent protoporphyrinogen IX dehydrogenase; this encodes MSERNLLLYSSTDGHTVKIMHYIEETLAEPCEIMNVHERGAMDFSGYKRVIIGASIRYGHLSKAFYQFVAQNQTALAQANAAFFCVNLTARKANRNTPETSPYVRTFLKRSPWQPAYMGVFAGALDYPSYRWFDRMMIQLIMKITGGETDTSKSLVYTDWQKVAEFARSCPLNIQK